In the Rhizophagus irregularis chromosome 8, complete sequence genome, one interval contains:
- a CDS encoding Nuclear transcription factor Y subunit B-8 has translation MSEGAHPSGDDEVEDFKEQDRFLPIANVARIMKRALPENAKIAKEAKECVQECVSEFISFITSEASDRCQQEKRKTINGEDILWAMQSLGFENYADALKIYLAKYRETTKIERSSANSKEKEEEGANVTDMYSTQQSQQHATAGYYPVQHQNYLGDNNPS, from the exons ATGTCTGAAGGAGCACACCCATCTGGAGACGATGAAGTCGAAGATTTTAAAGAACAAGATCGATTTCTTCCAATAGCAAATGTAGCGCGTATAATGAAACGCGCTTTACCAGAAAACGCAAAAATAGCTAAAGAAGCTAAAGAATGCGTACAAGAATGTGTTTCcgaatttatatcatttataacaAGCGA GGCAAGCGATCGTTGTCaacaagaaaaaagaaaaacaatcaACGGTGAAGATATTTTATGGGCGATGCAATCTTTAGGATTTGAAAATTATGCAGATGCACTAAAGATATATTTAGCCAAGTATCGAGAG ACCACAAAAATAGAACGCTCTTCTGCAAATTCCAAAGAAAAAGAGGAAGAAGGAGCGAACGTAACTGATATGTATTCAACACAACAATCTCAACAACATGCAACGGCTGGTTATTATCCGG TGCAACATCAAAATTATCTCGGTGATAATAACCCAAGTTAA